In Candidatus Hadarchaeales archaeon, one DNA window encodes the following:
- a CDS encoding molybdenum cofactor guanylyltransferase, which translates to MKLALLILAGGRSERWGKEKALVEVEGKPLLLHVLERLEGLSEERIISSKPGLGLEVRGVKLVEDFSEEKGAVIGLLSSLPQVRSEYVAVVACDHPRANREVLEKLAERAEGRDGAVPRWPNGYIEPLYAVYKTESLLKAVREAGGEKRLRKVLEKLDIVYVPVEELREADPQLDCFFNLNSPEDLPLLPPRRS; encoded by the coding sequence ATGAAGCTGGCCCTGTTGATCCTGGCCGGAGGAAGGAGCGAGAGGTGGGGGAAGGAAAAGGCGCTGGTGGAGGTGGAGGGTAAGCCCCTCCTCCTCCATGTACTGGAGAGACTGGAGGGACTTTCGGAGGAAAGGATCATCTCCTCCAAACCTGGTTTGGGGTTGGAGGTAAGGGGGGTAAAATTGGTGGAGGACTTTTCGGAAGAGAAGGGGGCCGTGATAGGTCTTCTGAGTTCCCTACCCCAAGTACGCTCCGAGTACGTGGCGGTGGTGGCCTGTGATCACCCCAGGGCCAACAGGGAGGTACTCGAGAAGTTGGCGGAAAGGGCTGAAGGGCGCGACGGGGCAGTGCCTCGCTGGCCCAACGGCTACATAGAGCCCCTGTACGCCGTCTACAAAACCGAAAGCCTCCTGAAGGCGGTGAGGGAAGCTGGAGGTGAAAAGAGGCTGAGGAAGGTACTGGAGAAACTGGATATAGTTTACGTGCCCGTGGAAGAGCTGAGGGAAGCCGATCCACAGCTCGATTGCTTCTTCAACCTCAATTCCCCCGAGGACCTCCCCCTCCTTCCCCCACGCAGATCCTGA
- the mfnA gene encoding tyrosine decarboxylase MfnA has product MKEYFRYLEEKRKKDPGYRSGRVFSSMCTLPRKEVVKAYLRFLETNALDPRVFPSVGELEEEVVREAGKFFSHEGACGYVTSGGTEGNLMALWVAREVTGRRKVVAPLSAHYSIRKACSLLGLKLVQVGLGRDYRADVEEVEEKTDGKTAALVATAGTASLGVVDPIGEMAEVAVRRGCFLHVDASLGGFMLPFLGRKGWDFGVEGVSSLTADFHKMGGAPIPCGILLFRERKWLGEVEEEVSYLGGKTFTLLGTRPGASVAAAWMALKLMDGREARRCVELAKELARGIGRVEGLSLVVEPELNVVVFRHEKLSCAELEGRLRERGWVVSRSDFPEGIRLVVMPHHRPSHLASFLKDLRICVGEGGGGPRGN; this is encoded by the coding sequence ATGAAGGAATACTTCCGATACCTCGAGGAAAAGAGGAAGAAGGATCCGGGATACCGCTCTGGCAGGGTCTTCTCTTCCATGTGTACCCTTCCTCGGAAGGAAGTGGTGAAGGCCTATCTGAGGTTCCTCGAGACCAACGCCCTGGATCCCAGGGTCTTTCCCAGTGTGGGGGAGCTGGAGGAGGAGGTGGTGAGGGAAGCGGGCAAGTTCTTTTCCCATGAAGGGGCTTGCGGTTATGTGACCTCAGGGGGGACGGAAGGAAATTTGATGGCCCTTTGGGTGGCAAGGGAGGTGACGGGGAGGAGGAAGGTGGTGGCCCCCCTTTCCGCCCATTATTCCATCAGGAAAGCCTGTTCCCTCTTGGGTCTGAAGCTGGTTCAGGTAGGGCTGGGAAGGGACTACAGGGCGGATGTGGAAGAAGTGGAGGAAAAGACGGATGGGAAAACGGCAGCGTTGGTGGCCACGGCCGGAACCGCTTCCCTCGGGGTGGTTGACCCCATAGGGGAAATGGCTGAAGTGGCGGTGAGGAGGGGATGCTTTCTGCATGTGGATGCTTCCCTCGGTGGTTTCATGCTCCCCTTCTTGGGGAGGAAGGGATGGGATTTTGGGGTGGAAGGGGTTTCTTCCCTTACGGCGGATTTCCACAAGATGGGGGGTGCTCCCATTCCCTGTGGTATCCTCCTCTTCAGGGAGAGGAAATGGTTGGGGGAGGTGGAGGAGGAGGTTTCCTATCTCGGTGGTAAAACCTTCACCTTGTTGGGAACGAGGCCTGGGGCTTCGGTGGCCGCTGCTTGGATGGCCCTGAAGCTCATGGATGGAAGGGAGGCCAGAAGATGTGTGGAATTGGCCAAGGAGTTGGCTAGGGGAATAGGGAGGGTGGAGGGACTGAGCCTAGTGGTGGAGCCCGAACTGAACGTGGTGGTCTTCAGGCACGAGAAGCTCAGTTGCGCGGAACTCGAAGGGAGGTTGAGGGAAAGGGGATGGGTGGTCTCCCGCTCGGATTTTCCCGAGGGGATAAGGCTGGTGGTGATGCCCCACCATCGTCCCTCCCATCTCGCTTCCTTCCTCAAAGACCTCAGGATCTGCGTGGGGGAAGGAGGGGGAGGTCCTCGGGGGAATTGA
- the fhcD gene encoding formylmethanofuran--tetrahydromethanopterin N-formyltransferase translates to MNGVEIEDTFAEAFGMRAARVIVTAKNEEWVRNAALTATGFATSVIACGAEAGVERWLSPQETPDGRPGASLLLFAMSEKDLEDQLLRRIGQCIMTCPTTSCFNGLQGEKSVKVGAKLRFFGDGFQLSKRLEGKRFWRIPVMEGEFLVEEEFGIKRAVGGGNFLILGEDEDCTLEAAERAVERIRKVEGVVAPFPGGVVRSGSKVGSKYKFLRASTNTEYCPTLRPLVKSKVPEGVNCVLEIVINGLDEESVRRAMRVGIEGACSVKGIKRISAGNYGGKLGKYLFYLREVMK, encoded by the coding sequence GTGAATGGGGTGGAGATAGAAGATACCTTCGCCGAGGCTTTCGGCATGAGGGCTGCGAGGGTAATCGTAACGGCCAAGAACGAGGAGTGGGTGAGAAACGCCGCCCTCACCGCCACGGGCTTTGCCACTTCCGTGATAGCCTGCGGGGCGGAGGCAGGGGTGGAGAGGTGGCTGAGTCCGCAGGAAACCCCCGATGGCAGGCCGGGAGCGAGCCTCCTCCTCTTCGCCATGTCGGAGAAGGATTTGGAGGATCAGCTCCTCCGCAGGATAGGGCAGTGCATCATGACCTGTCCCACCACTTCCTGTTTCAACGGTTTGCAGGGAGAAAAGAGCGTCAAGGTAGGGGCCAAGCTGAGGTTCTTTGGGGATGGCTTCCAGCTCTCCAAGAGGTTGGAGGGAAAAAGGTTCTGGAGGATTCCCGTGATGGAGGGGGAGTTCTTGGTTGAGGAGGAGTTCGGAATAAAGAGGGCGGTGGGAGGGGGGAATTTCCTCATCTTGGGTGAGGATGAGGATTGTACGCTGGAGGCCGCGGAAAGGGCCGTCGAGAGGATAAGGAAGGTGGAAGGGGTGGTGGCCCCCTTCCCCGGCGGGGTGGTGAGGAGTGGGAGTAAGGTGGGTTCCAAGTACAAATTTTTGAGGGCTTCCACCAACACCGAGTACTGTCCCACCCTGAGGCCGTTGGTGAAGAGCAAAGTCCCGGAAGGGGTTAACTGCGTGCTCGAGATAGTGATCAATGGCTTGGATGAGGAGAGTGTGAGGAGGGCGATGAGGGTGGGAATAGAGGGGGCATGTTCGGTTAAGGGTATAAAGAGGATTTCGGCCGGTAACTACGGGGGCAAGCTGGGCAAGTACCTCTTTTACCTGAGGGAGGTGATGAAGTGA
- a CDS encoding formylmethanofuran dehydrogenase subunit C, producing the protein MIVLRPKGPFKVPVEAEILSPEHLCGKSAGEIGRMEVLYGRRRKRVEELFSVEERGEGEVLRLEGDFGRVKHVGAGMTRGRIEVKGKVGMHLGREMKGGEIFVEGEVGDWMGAEMSGGRIEVRGKAGNLVGAAYRGSKVGMKGGTIIVRGEAGREVGEKMRRGIIVVEGRMGDFAGALMTGGTIVCFGEMGEGAGGGMERGTILAFKRPPLLPTFQYSCLYLPSFLPLLLRYLQREGLPVREEHLKGKYERYDGDLACSGKGEILVWREGTC; encoded by the coding sequence GTGATCGTTCTCAGACCAAAGGGCCCCTTCAAGGTTCCGGTGGAAGCGGAAATCCTGAGTCCTGAGCACCTGTGTGGTAAGTCGGCGGGGGAAATAGGGAGGATGGAGGTGCTCTACGGAAGGAGGAGGAAAAGGGTGGAGGAGCTCTTCTCGGTGGAGGAGAGGGGGGAGGGGGAGGTCCTGAGGTTGGAGGGTGATTTCGGCAGGGTGAAGCATGTGGGAGCCGGGATGACGAGGGGAAGGATTGAGGTAAAGGGAAAGGTGGGAATGCATTTGGGAAGGGAGATGAAGGGAGGTGAAATCTTCGTGGAGGGGGAAGTGGGTGACTGGATGGGGGCGGAGATGAGTGGCGGGAGGATAGAGGTGAGGGGTAAGGCGGGAAACTTGGTGGGGGCAGCCTATCGTGGATCCAAGGTGGGGATGAAGGGAGGGACGATCATCGTGAGGGGAGAAGCCGGGAGGGAGGTGGGAGAAAAGATGAGGAGGGGAATAATAGTGGTGGAGGGAAGAATGGGAGATTTTGCCGGCGCCCTCATGACGGGAGGAACGATCGTTTGTTTTGGAGAAATGGGTGAGGGGGCGGGAGGAGGAATGGAGAGGGGAACCATCCTGGCTTTCAAGAGACCCCCCCTCCTTCCCACCTTTCAGTACAGCTGTCTCTATCTCCCCTCCTTCCTTCCCCTCCTCCTCCGGTACCTCCAACGCGAGGGATTGCCCGTAAGGGAAGAACATCTAAAAGGGAAATACGAGAGATACGATGGGGATTTAGCCTGTTCTGGAAAGGGTGAAATCTTGGTGTGGAGGGAAGGAACTTGCTGA
- the mch gene encoding methenyltetrahydromethanopterin cyclohydrolase encodes MEGRNLLSVNRRAQRIVEEMVRREEELKIRVKKLGNGATVIDAGVEVPGSVEAGIAFSEICMGGLGKVEVRVERIPWVFVRTDFPLISCMASQYAGWAVKVEKYFAMGSGPARALARVEKLFEELGYKDESEVAVLTLETRKLPDERVAEVVAQRCGVKPENLTLVVAPTASLVGSIQISARVVETGVHKLHEVGFPLQKIVSGLGKAPIAPVAKNDLEAMGKTNDCVLYGGRTVYFVEAEDEEVERVIEQVPSSSSRDYGVPFLELFERYQRDFFKIDPKLFSPAEIFVNNLKTGRVFHAGKINEEVLEKSLGLRP; translated from the coding sequence GTGGAGGGAAGGAACTTGCTGAGCGTGAACAGGAGGGCCCAAAGGATAGTGGAAGAGATGGTGAGGAGGGAAGAGGAGCTGAAGATAAGGGTAAAGAAGTTGGGAAACGGTGCGACGGTAATCGATGCTGGGGTGGAAGTTCCCGGAAGCGTGGAAGCGGGAATAGCCTTCTCGGAGATTTGTATGGGCGGACTGGGAAAAGTGGAAGTGAGGGTGGAAAGAATCCCCTGGGTCTTCGTGAGGACGGACTTTCCCCTCATCTCCTGCATGGCTTCCCAATACGCTGGATGGGCGGTGAAGGTGGAGAAGTACTTCGCCATGGGTTCTGGCCCTGCCAGGGCCTTGGCCAGGGTGGAGAAGCTCTTCGAGGAGCTCGGTTATAAAGATGAGAGTGAGGTGGCGGTGCTCACCCTCGAAACCAGGAAACTCCCGGACGAGAGGGTGGCGGAGGTAGTGGCTCAGCGCTGCGGTGTGAAACCCGAGAACCTTACGTTGGTCGTGGCACCCACGGCCAGTTTGGTTGGGAGCATCCAGATCTCCGCAAGGGTGGTGGAGACGGGAGTCCACAAGCTCCATGAAGTGGGTTTCCCGCTCCAAAAGATCGTGAGCGGGTTGGGTAAGGCCCCCATCGCACCCGTGGCCAAGAACGATCTCGAGGCCATGGGAAAGACCAACGATTGTGTGCTTTACGGTGGGAGAACGGTCTATTTCGTTGAAGCGGAGGACGAGGAGGTGGAGAGGGTGATAGAGCAGGTTCCCTCCAGTTCCTCCAGGGACTACGGAGTCCCCTTCCTAGAACTCTTCGAGAGATACCAGAGGGACTTCTTCAAAATAGATCCTAAACTCTTCTCCCCCGCGGAGATCTTCGTGAACAACCTCAAAACGGGTAGGGTGTTCCACGCGGGTAAGATCAACGAAGAGGTGCTGGAAAAATCTTTGGGCCTCAGGCCTTGA
- a CDS encoding formylmethanofuran dehydrogenase subunit A, translating to MIIKNGTVYDPLNGIEGEKMDLFIEDGKIVEEARGEVIDASGMIVFPGGVDLHSHIAGSKVNLGRLMRPEDHRRDPVPRTEVTRSGTGYTVPTTYVTGYRYAILGYTTVMEAAMPPLTARHVHEELCDIPMVDKGAYTLMGNNHFVMKYIAEGNWEKLRNYVGWLLKATKGYAIKLVNPGGVENWKWGKNVEGLDDRVENYGVTPREIIKGLSRVNEELGLPHPIHVHCNKLGTPGKFGIVIDTVKTVVAQGGRVHITHIQFNSYGGENWATLSSAAPEVAKAIDESPNATCDLGQVIFGEATTMTADGPWQYNLFKLTGNKWYNSDVEMEVGAGIVPYTFKPKSLVNAVQWTIGLEVALLVKDPWKVVLTTDHPNAGPFYHYPKVIEWLMSKRAREKTLSEIHRAASSRSTLPSLDREYSLYEIAIVTRAGPAKLLGLKRKGHLGVGADADVAIYEFKEEDIEGSFSRAKYVIKDGEVVVKDGKVVKEVWGRTFWVSPPGELPEDAKQDFEKYYTVSLENYPVELEYLPKSEVIPCR from the coding sequence TTTACGATCCCCTCAACGGAATCGAAGGAGAAAAAATGGACCTCTTCATCGAAGATGGGAAAATCGTGGAGGAGGCGAGGGGGGAGGTCATAGACGCCTCCGGAATGATCGTTTTTCCGGGAGGGGTGGATCTCCACAGCCATATCGCCGGGTCCAAGGTGAACCTGGGAAGGTTGATGAGGCCTGAGGATCATCGCAGGGATCCCGTGCCCAGGACGGAGGTGACGAGGAGCGGGACGGGATATACGGTCCCCACCACCTATGTCACGGGTTACAGGTATGCCATTTTGGGTTATACCACCGTGATGGAGGCGGCCATGCCACCCCTCACCGCCAGACACGTACACGAGGAGCTCTGCGATATACCCATGGTGGATAAGGGGGCCTATACCCTGATGGGCAACAACCACTTCGTGATGAAGTACATAGCGGAAGGTAACTGGGAGAAGCTCAGGAATTATGTGGGTTGGCTTCTCAAGGCCACCAAAGGTTATGCCATCAAGCTGGTGAATCCGGGTGGGGTGGAGAATTGGAAGTGGGGTAAGAACGTGGAGGGGTTGGATGATAGGGTGGAGAATTATGGGGTGACTCCCAGGGAGATCATAAAGGGTCTGAGTAGGGTGAACGAGGAACTGGGACTCCCCCATCCCATCCATGTCCATTGTAACAAACTGGGAACGCCGGGGAAATTCGGGATAGTGATCGATACGGTGAAGACGGTGGTGGCCCAGGGGGGAAGGGTCCACATCACCCACATCCAATTCAACTCCTATGGGGGGGAAAATTGGGCCACCCTTTCCTCCGCCGCGCCGGAGGTGGCTAAGGCCATCGATGAATCGCCCAACGCCACCTGTGACTTGGGGCAAGTCATCTTCGGGGAGGCCACTACCATGACTGCGGATGGTCCCTGGCAGTACAACCTCTTCAAGCTCACGGGAAACAAATGGTACAATTCCGACGTGGAGATGGAGGTAGGGGCTGGGATCGTTCCCTATACCTTCAAACCCAAGTCCCTGGTGAATGCCGTCCAATGGACCATAGGTCTGGAAGTAGCCCTTTTGGTGAAGGATCCCTGGAAAGTGGTGCTCACTACCGATCATCCCAACGCCGGACCCTTTTACCATTATCCAAAGGTGATCGAGTGGCTGATGAGCAAGAGGGCTAGGGAGAAAACCCTCTCCGAGATCCACAGGGCAGCCTCCTCCCGCTCCACCCTCCCAAGCTTGGACAGGGAATACTCCCTTTACGAGATAGCCATCGTCACCAGGGCGGGACCTGCCAAGTTGCTCGGCTTGAAGAGAAAGGGACACCTGGGAGTGGGGGCCGATGCGGACGTGGCCATCTACGAATTCAAGGAGGAGGACATCGAGGGTTCCTTCTCCAGGGCCAAATACGTGATCAAGGATGGGGAAGTGGTGGTGAAGGATGGGAAGGTGGTGAAGGAGGTGTGGGGAAGAACCTTCTGGGTGAGTCCCCCCGGCGAACTGCCCGAGGATGCCAAGCAGGACTTCGAGAAATATTACACCGTTTCCCTAGAAAACTATCCCGTTGAGCTGGAGTACCTCCCGAAGAGCGAGGTGATACCTTGCAGGTGA
- a CDS encoding RimK family alpha-L-glutamate ligase: protein MKLGIFTSGRPDWNVERLKEEARRRGWECFEFPLQEVVARLGERPRVTCLGRDLEEFDLLLVRWVPKGSAEQLVFRMDVLHRLENLGVRVVNPPSAIEKCADKFYTNSLLEDAGLPVPPTVVTEKRSEARKAFERYGEVVVKPLFGSLGAGMVRVGEKDLAYRLFSVLEYGRSVFYVQKFVPHGNWDFRLFVIGERILGMRRVGEGWKTNVSAGANPQAWEPDEESREMALKAREVTGCVYAGVDLLVGEGGEKYVVEVNAIPGWKGLQSVRKENVAAMLLDHLVKE from the coding sequence TTGAAGTTGGGCATCTTCACTTCAGGAAGACCCGATTGGAACGTGGAAAGGCTGAAGGAGGAAGCGAGGAGGAGGGGATGGGAATGTTTTGAGTTCCCCCTCCAGGAGGTGGTGGCGAGGCTGGGGGAAAGACCGAGGGTAACCTGTCTCGGAAGGGACTTGGAGGAATTCGATCTCCTGTTGGTGAGGTGGGTGCCCAAGGGCTCTGCGGAACAGCTCGTTTTCAGGATGGACGTCCTCCACAGGCTGGAAAACTTGGGGGTAAGGGTGGTGAATCCACCCTCTGCGATAGAAAAGTGTGCGGACAAATTCTATACCAATTCCCTGCTCGAGGATGCGGGTCTCCCGGTTCCACCCACGGTGGTGACGGAGAAGAGATCGGAGGCGAGGAAGGCCTTTGAGAGGTATGGGGAAGTGGTGGTGAAACCCCTTTTCGGTTCCCTGGGGGCGGGAATGGTGAGGGTGGGGGAGAAGGACTTGGCCTATCGTCTTTTCTCCGTGCTCGAATACGGGAGATCGGTTTTCTACGTGCAGAAGTTCGTTCCCCATGGGAACTGGGACTTCAGGCTCTTCGTGATAGGCGAAAGGATCCTGGGCATGAGGAGGGTGGGGGAGGGATGGAAGACCAACGTTTCGGCCGGGGCGAACCCCCAAGCTTGGGAGCCGGATGAGGAGAGCAGGGAAATGGCCCTCAAGGCGAGGGAAGTCACGGGATGCGTTTACGCAGGGGTTGACTTACTCGTGGGGGAGGGGGGTGAGAAGTATGTGGTGGAGGTGAATGCCATTCCAGGCTGGAAGGGACTGCAGTCGGTGAGAAAGGAAAATGTGGCGGCGATGCTCTTGGATCATCTGGTGAAGGAATGA